Proteins found in one Hyalangium ruber genomic segment:
- a CDS encoding phosphatidylinositol-specific phospholipase C domain-containing protein, translating into MSFHPLHPRNAAAILLGMMLVMGSPALAKGRYYNHSGSIDTSHPDWMSVLPGSTSIAALSIPGTHDTMAFTSTGGDLTQTQSLSLRSQLDAGIRALDIRCRHISNSFTIHHGVVYLNTNFDDVLTTAIQFLREHPGETLLMRVKKEHTEENVTRSFHQTFEAYRDQPAYSPYIWRGTHVPTLGEVRGRIVILDDFGGGAYGVSWGSLQLQDDWTVDTLFDIDDKWNKVRTHLDQTTAGAPSTLYVNFLSGSSVLAFPYMVAGGDGLSNRGVNDYAIDHLVGGHAQRAGVMMMDFPGAGLIDAILALNYRLLPASQALPGDFATIFRNIAYTLDGDAQGRWYGLKAFVHNAAPGRIWHMMVLKSSWGGWMNHEGSFFQSSAIDDYTHIAFPTRTVTSAVSNGFLAGFVNGQLSSLTGSPADRAGELHRRVRTRFPFQSWTVLVKKAPGGLSNWAYADYGTGYKTSLGDYTYAVQGYSAVDGVYLYEHTNYEGNMLHLTSSIGRLGDVGFNDILSSIRFIGPHVATFCEHLDQTGRCFSTSQSVSDINSIPAGPWNDLITSVRF; encoded by the coding sequence ATGTCCTTCCACCCTCTGCACCCGAGGAACGCGGCAGCGATTCTCCTGGGAATGATGCTCGTGATGGGCTCACCCGCCCTCGCGAAAGGCCGCTACTACAACCATTCCGGCAGCATCGACACGAGCCATCCCGACTGGATGAGCGTGCTCCCCGGCTCGACGAGCATCGCCGCCCTCTCCATTCCCGGAACGCATGACACCATGGCGTTCACCTCGACGGGCGGGGACCTGACCCAGACCCAGTCCCTGAGCCTGCGCAGCCAGCTCGACGCGGGGATCCGGGCGTTGGACATCCGCTGCCGCCACATCAGCAACAGCTTCACGATCCACCATGGCGTGGTCTACCTGAACACGAACTTCGATGACGTCCTCACGACAGCCATCCAGTTCTTGAGGGAGCACCCGGGCGAGACGCTCCTGATGCGCGTGAAGAAGGAGCACACCGAGGAGAACGTCACGCGCTCCTTCCACCAGACGTTCGAGGCGTACCGCGACCAGCCCGCTTACAGCCCCTACATCTGGCGGGGGACGCATGTGCCCACGCTCGGAGAGGTGCGGGGCCGGATCGTCATCCTGGACGACTTCGGCGGCGGGGCCTACGGCGTGAGCTGGGGCTCCCTCCAACTCCAGGACGACTGGACGGTGGATACCCTCTTCGACATCGATGACAAGTGGAACAAGGTCCGTACACACCTGGACCAGACGACCGCCGGGGCTCCCTCCACGCTGTATGTGAACTTCCTGAGCGGTTCGTCCGTGCTCGCCTTCCCATACATGGTGGCAGGAGGGGATGGGCTGAGCAATCGGGGTGTCAATGACTACGCCATCGACCATCTGGTGGGAGGGCATGCCCAGCGCGCGGGCGTGATGATGATGGACTTCCCTGGCGCAGGGCTGATTGACGCCATCCTGGCGCTCAACTACCGGCTGCTGCCCGCCTCCCAGGCCCTGCCGGGTGACTTCGCCACGATCTTCAGGAACATCGCCTATACCTTGGACGGTGATGCCCAGGGGCGTTGGTACGGGCTGAAGGCCTTCGTCCACAATGCCGCGCCTGGACGCATCTGGCACATGATGGTCCTCAAGAGTTCATGGGGTGGCTGGATGAACCACGAGGGCAGCTTCTTCCAGTCCAGTGCAATCGACGACTACACCCACATCGCCTTCCCCACGAGGACGGTGACGAGCGCCGTGAGCAACGGCTTCCTGGCTGGCTTCGTGAACGGGCAGCTCTCCAGCCTGACGGGGAGTCCCGCGGACCGGGCGGGCGAGCTTCATCGCCGGGTTCGCACTCGCTTTCCCTTCCAATCCTGGACGGTGCTGGTGAAGAAGGCGCCCGGCGGGCTCAGCAACTGGGCCTACGCTGACTACGGGACGGGCTACAAGACCTCGCTGGGAGACTACACGTACGCCGTGCAGGGGTACTCCGCGGTGGACGGGGTCTACCTCTACGAGCACACCAACTACGAGGGGAACATGCTGCATCTCACCTCGAGCATCGGCCGGCTGGGAGATGTCGGCTTCAATGACATCCTCTCCTCCATCAGGTTCATCGGCCCGCATGTCGCGACCTTCTGCGAGCACCTGGATCAGACGGGCAGGTGTTTCAGCACGTCCCAGAGTGTGAGCGACATCAACTCCATCCCGGCGGGGCCCTGGAATGACCTGATCACCTCGGTCCGCTTCTAG